The Methanothrix soehngenii GP6 genome has a window encoding:
- a CDS encoding endonuclease dU, whose product MPLHLNKPALRVLGIAESFERPCALSSDPVSTTLSPPMSSWSMLAGVVMRADRRVDGLAYARASVGGDDATRAVLEICRRLDRRDINALFLSGAAISWFNIIDLVAVFEEVSRPLICLTYEESEGLEKYLREYFPEPEEKIERYRSLGMREKIRLKTGYELFVRVHGATVEEARILLNKFTLDGRVPEPVRLARMAARAARKVEEELASGSE is encoded by the coding sequence ATGCCACTTCATCTCAACAAGCCTGCCCTGCGGGTCTTGGGGATTGCGGAGAGCTTCGAGCGGCCTTGTGCCCTATCCTCCGATCCCGTATCCACAACTCTCTCACCGCCGATGAGTTCCTGGTCCATGCTGGCGGGGGTGGTCATGCGCGCAGACAGAAGGGTGGACGGCCTGGCCTATGCCCGGGCGAGTGTGGGGGGAGACGATGCCACCCGAGCGGTCCTGGAGATATGTCGCCGGCTGGATCGCAGGGATATCAATGCCCTTTTCCTGAGCGGGGCAGCAATAAGCTGGTTTAATATCATCGACCTCGTGGCGGTGTTCGAAGAGGTCAGCCGGCCCCTCATCTGCCTGACCTACGAGGAATCAGAGGGCTTGGAAAAATACCTGCGCGAATATTTCCCGGAACCGGAAGAAAAGATCGAGCGCTACCGTTCCCTGGGCATGCGGGAGAAGATCAGGCTCAAGACGGGCTACGAGCTATTCGTGCGCGTGCACGGGGCAACGGTGGAAGAGGCGAGAATTCTCTTAAATAAGTTCACACTGGATGGCAGGGTGCCGGAGCCGGTTAGATTGGCCCGAATGGCAGCCCGGGCAGCGCGCAAGGTTGAGGAGGAATTAGCTTCCGGCAGCGAATAG
- a CDS encoding acylphosphatase, translated as MLKLTAYVSGKVQMAGYRSKVVTIARVFGLKGYVMNLSDSRVKIVAEGHEADLERFLEAIRIKNTLIDVEEIEAEFSGANGSYEEFFKVAGERETDARLDQAADYLKELISAVREGFRDNGSKLDSMGSKLDGMSSFLKEISGKQDQIIDRIDDAREEIVSEVCGMRSDLKSRTEERLQRIESDVTEIKAKMRS; from the coding sequence ATGCTCAAGCTCACCGCTTATGTCTCTGGAAAGGTCCAGATGGCTGGCTACAGGTCGAAGGTAGTAACCATAGCGCGCGTCTTTGGACTCAAAGGATATGTGATGAACCTGTCTGACAGCAGGGTGAAGATCGTTGCAGAGGGCCATGAAGCTGATTTAGAAAGGTTCCTTGAAGCCATCAGGATCAAAAATACCCTGATCGACGTGGAAGAGATTGAGGCAGAATTTTCTGGGGCAAATGGATCTTACGAAGAGTTTTTCAAAGTTGCGGGGGAGAGGGAGACCGACGCCCGCCTGGACCAGGCAGCAGATTATCTCAAAGAGCTGATATCTGCCGTGAGAGAGGGATTCAGAGATAATGGTTCAAAGCTCGATAGTATGGGATCCAAGCTGGATGGCATGAGCTCCTTTTTAAAAGAGATCTCTGGGAAACAGGATCAAATCATCGATAGGATAGACGATGCCAGAGAGGAGATAGTCTCTGAGGTTTGTGGCATGCGCTCGGATTTGAAGAGCCGCACAGAAGAGCGACTGCAGAGGATCGAGAGCGATGTGACGGAGATTAAGGCCAAGATGAGGTCTTAG
- a CDS encoding lamin tail domain-containing protein, whose protein sequence is MKCTGMLILSMMVAFSVGLVYAQDVADIAALADLNVTNITNLTNATNVTNMTAVTNATAAIETINVTEAPVEEVPVVETPVVETPVVDTPVNETPMNETPAEEVAVATETASRFKQLSNYTAGTSMVLGKALPGGYSDVATSADRAAVFSRDSGIPAPSVKVTIARVVDTPGDKYVQVANEAVGEWDMTGWTLESAGVATFVFPQLVLEDGTSIKVHEGMGAGTATDIYTNSTEPLWVDNIVTLKDAAGNILTSYDVTTAAAEVATEYVDPWKDMIQY, encoded by the coding sequence ATGAAGTGTACAGGAATGTTGATTCTATCTATGATGGTAGCCTTCTCCGTGGGGCTGGTTTATGCCCAGGATGTAGCAGATATCGCTGCCCTCGCAGATTTGAATGTCACTAACATCACCAATCTCACGAACGCCACCAATGTCACAAATATGACAGCCGTCACTAATGCAACTGCTGCAATAGAGACAATTAATGTCACAGAGGCCCCTGTAGAAGAGGTTCCAGTAGTTGAGACCCCAGTAGTTGAGACACCAGTGGTTGACACCCCAGTGAACGAGACCCCAATGAACGAGACACCCGCGGAAGAGGTCGCTGTCGCTACTGAGACCGCATCAAGGTTCAAGCAGCTCTCTAACTACACCGCTGGCACCTCCATGGTTCTGGGGAAGGCTCTTCCGGGAGGCTATTCTGATGTGGCCACATCCGCAGATCGGGCTGCCGTATTCAGCCGCGATTCTGGAATTCCGGCTCCTTCGGTAAAGGTAACAATCGCCAGAGTAGTTGATACTCCTGGGGACAAGTATGTCCAGGTAGCCAATGAGGCCGTTGGCGAGTGGGATATGACCGGCTGGACGCTGGAGTCTGCAGGAGTTGCCACCTTCGTCTTCCCCCAACTGGTCCTCGAGGATGGCACGTCGATCAAGGTTCATGAGGGAATGGGCGCTGGAACTGCCACAGATATCTATACCAATAGCACTGAGCCCCTCTGGGTCGACAATATCGTTACCTTAAAGGATGCTGCGGGAAATATCTTAACCAGCTATGATGTCACCACTGCTGCAGCAGAGGTAGCAACTGAATATGTCGATCCCTGGAAGGATATGATTCAGTACTAG
- a CDS encoding cobyrinate a,c-diamide synthase, translating into MEGSLERSSESSIERSHDSSIEGSLKGSIPAVLIAGTHSGVGKTTITLGLMAALRARGLVVQPYKVGPDFIDPSHHTAICGRPSLNLDPFMMSEEGVRRSFFSALEGADVAVVEGVMGLFDGMDGTEVGSTAQVAKILDIPVLLVINVHGMSRSAAAMELGFASYDPGVRLAGTILNRVGSKRHLDMLKSCLAKPVFGALPRDKEMEMKSRHLGLVMGFEKDHDPGILATLLEENADIDMILKLPGQARPPAISTSIELAGAKANGNGSVRIGVARDRAFCFYYHENLLELERHGADLVYFSPLEDKLPDVDGLYIGGGYPELYASQLERAPARKQIKKASEDGMPIYGECGGLMYLGAALESEAGSFKMAGALPCTTFMEKRLMALGYVKAEVSERNPLADVGRSLRGHEFHYSRCICDRDARYCLKLSRGKGIADGRDGLVENNTMAGYLHTHFYSVSGNKFIESCRAYRRS; encoded by the coding sequence ATGGAAGGATCATTGGAGAGATCATCGGAGAGTTCAATTGAGAGATCGCATGATAGCTCAATTGAGGGATCCCTGAAAGGATCTATCCCAGCGGTGCTCATCGCCGGTACCCATAGCGGAGTAGGCAAGACGACGATCACCTTAGGTCTGATGGCCGCCCTGCGTGCTCGGGGTCTGGTGGTTCAGCCTTATAAGGTGGGCCCGGACTTCATCGATCCCTCCCACCATACCGCTATCTGTGGACGGCCTTCCCTAAATTTAGATCCCTTTATGATGAGCGAGGAGGGTGTACGTCGCTCCTTTTTCTCTGCCCTCGAGGGAGCAGATGTGGCGGTGGTGGAGGGTGTGATGGGTCTATTCGACGGCATGGATGGCACAGAGGTTGGCAGCACCGCCCAGGTGGCCAAGATACTGGATATACCCGTTCTCCTGGTGATCAATGTGCACGGCATGTCGCGAAGTGCTGCAGCCATGGAGCTGGGATTTGCCAGCTACGATCCAGGGGTGCGGCTGGCGGGGACGATACTCAACCGGGTGGGAAGCAAGAGGCATCTGGATATGCTCAAAAGCTGCCTGGCAAAGCCCGTATTCGGAGCCCTGCCCAGGGATAAAGAGATGGAGATGAAAAGCCGCCACCTGGGGCTGGTTATGGGCTTTGAGAAGGATCATGATCCAGGAATCCTGGCGACATTACTGGAGGAGAATGCCGATATCGACATGATTCTTAAGCTTCCGGGCCAGGCCCGGCCACCCGCGATTTCCACCTCTATTGAACTGGCAGGGGCAAAGGCAAATGGAAATGGATCGGTGCGAATAGGAGTGGCCAGGGATCGAGCCTTCTGCTTTTACTATCATGAGAACCTCTTGGAGCTGGAGAGGCATGGCGCGGATCTGGTCTATTTCAGCCCTCTGGAAGACAAGTTGCCCGATGTGGATGGACTGTATATCGGGGGAGGCTATCCAGAGCTTTATGCCTCTCAGCTGGAGAGAGCTCCTGCCAGGAAACAGATCAAGAAGGCTTCCGAGGATGGCATGCCCATCTATGGAGAGTGCGGGGGTCTGATGTATCTGGGAGCAGCCCTGGAGTCGGAGGCAGGCTCCTTTAAAATGGCTGGGGCCCTTCCCTGCACCACGTTCATGGAGAAGAGGCTCATGGCCCTTGGCTATGTGAAGGCGGAGGTATCGGAGAGAAATCCTTTGGCTGATGTGGGCAGGAGCCTTCGCGGTCATGAGTTTCACTATTCGCGCTGCATTTGTGATAGGGATGCCCGTTATTGCCTGAAGCTTTCCCGGGGAAAAGGAATCGCTGATGGCCGGGACGGTCTGGTGGAGAACAACACCATGGCTGGATATCTGCATACTCACTTTTATTCGGTATCTGGTAATAAATTCATTGAAAGCTGTCGTGCATACAGGAGGAGTTGA
- a CDS encoding DUF166 domain-containing protein, with protein MLVGVIKRGKYGERLLETIKDHTDFEVVSVDVPEILPGFIEDPEEFVRELNLDPQIFQADLLILYTFHPDLTPEIVRLAGKEGVKAVIIPGGIGRAGSITELEKIAEVHNIHIEVDEICCTLEECGVPAIDQFAKKLGKPELEVQTKDGKISGVRVLRGSPCGATWHAATDIVGKTVAEAPSLTGLFCQQYPCRAVRGGPGGIHTSGDLHKDAMERALGKVTRLVLPEQSKPIKIEPGKKGKKLEG; from the coding sequence ATGCTGGTTGGGGTAATCAAAAGAGGAAAATACGGCGAACGCCTTCTAGAGACCATAAAAGACCATACCGACTTCGAAGTGGTATCGGTTGATGTCCCGGAGATCCTGCCGGGATTCATAGAGGATCCGGAGGAGTTCGTCCGGGAGCTGAATTTAGACCCGCAAATCTTCCAGGCTGACCTGCTCATTCTCTACACATTTCATCCGGACCTCACTCCGGAGATCGTCCGCCTGGCAGGAAAAGAAGGGGTTAAGGCGGTCATCATTCCCGGCGGCATAGGCCGGGCGGGCTCCATCACTGAGCTGGAGAAGATCGCTGAGGTGCATAACATCCACATCGAGGTTGATGAGATCTGCTGCACCCTGGAGGAATGCGGCGTCCCGGCGATCGACCAGTTCGCGAAAAAGCTGGGAAAACCGGAGCTAGAGGTCCAGACAAAGGACGGCAAGATCAGCGGCGTGCGCGTCTTGCGTGGCTCCCCCTGCGGAGCGACATGGCATGCCGCCACAGACATAGTGGGGAAGACTGTGGCTGAGGCACCATCCCTCACAGGCCTATTCTGCCAGCAGTATCCATGTCGCGCAGTGAGGGGAGGTCCGGGGGGCATCCACACCTCCGGAGACCTGCATAAGGATGCCATGGAGAGGGCTCTGGGTAAGGTCACCCGGCTTGTCCTTCCCGAGCAGTCCAAACCCATCAAGATCGAGCCGGGAAAGAAGGGCAAGAAGCTGGAAGGGTAA
- a CDS encoding fumarate hydratase: MGENQMITSTQVTDATVRALYRAETSLPPWVLERIKEGLERETNPLARSQLQFMLDNVSLAGSRGLPICQDTGLAIFHVLMGQDLILDFDLQEAIAQGVRRATSQIPLRPNAVDPLTRENSKDNTGPGMPDIILDQARGQSLSITAFPKGAGSENMSLVMMLNPADDPMEFIVDAVRERAANACPPLFLGIGIGGSFDLAARLAKHALLNMHRIQPYSQESSQRADRSITLTTSPEEIKKLEESLMKRLNNLGIGPMGLGGDTTVLGLRIEKALCHTASLPVAINFQCWANRSATEVIL, encoded by the coding sequence ATGGGTGAGAATCAGATGATCACTAGCACTCAGGTGACAGACGCCACCGTTCGCGCCCTATATCGAGCGGAAACCTCTCTTCCTCCCTGGGTCTTGGAGAGAATAAAAGAAGGGCTTGAAAGGGAGACCAATCCCCTGGCCCGCTCTCAGCTTCAGTTCATGCTGGACAATGTTAGCCTTGCCGGATCAAGAGGCCTGCCCATCTGCCAGGATACGGGCCTGGCCATATTTCATGTTCTGATGGGCCAGGATCTGATCCTGGACTTCGATCTTCAGGAGGCCATAGCTCAGGGAGTGAGGAGAGCAACATCTCAGATACCTCTACGGCCCAATGCCGTCGATCCCTTAACAAGAGAGAACAGCAAGGACAATACCGGTCCCGGGATGCCGGACATCATCCTGGACCAGGCCCGTGGCCAGAGCCTGAGCATAACTGCTTTTCCCAAGGGAGCGGGATCTGAGAACATGAGCCTCGTCATGATGCTCAATCCGGCAGACGATCCGATGGAGTTCATCGTCGATGCGGTCAGGGAAAGGGCAGCCAATGCCTGTCCACCCCTGTTCCTGGGAATAGGGATCGGCGGCAGCTTCGATCTGGCCGCCCGGCTGGCCAAGCACGCTCTCCTCAATATGCACCGCATCCAGCCATATTCTCAGGAATCCTCCCAGAGAGCCGACCGCAGCATCACCCTTACCACCTCACCTGAAGAGATAAAAAAGCTTGAAGAGAGCCTCATGAAGAGGCTGAACAACCTGGGCATCGGCCCCATGGGCCTGGGCGGGGACACCACCGTCCTCGGCCTGAGAATCGAGAAGGCTCTATGCCATACCGCCTCCCTGCCGGTGGCCATAAACTTCCAGTGCTGGGCAAACAGAAGCGCTACCGAGGTGATTTTATGA
- a CDS encoding FumA C-terminus/TtdB family hydratase beta subunit, which yields MTIFHLHTPLCQEDVKKLNAGDIVFLKGKVFTARDKAHALIRRQGSPVPLEGAALYHCGPIIQDDSVISAGPTTSGRMARYTDEILALGVKAIIGKGGLPGEPFLNRAVYLAYPGGCGAAAASQLRIRAVHFPELGMAESIWELEAEDLGPMVVAVDSYGRDLYQDVRLSAKAAREKQ from the coding sequence ATGACCATATTTCATCTCCATACCCCCCTTTGCCAGGAGGATGTGAAAAAGCTAAACGCTGGTGATATAGTATTTCTGAAGGGCAAGGTGTTCACCGCTCGGGACAAAGCCCATGCTCTGATCCGTCGCCAGGGCAGCCCAGTACCTTTAGAGGGAGCGGCGCTCTATCATTGCGGCCCCATCATTCAGGATGATTCTGTCATCTCTGCCGGGCCTACCACCAGCGGCCGAATGGCACGCTATACCGATGAGATTCTGGCTTTAGGGGTGAAGGCCATAATCGGCAAAGGAGGCCTGCCAGGAGAGCCGTTCTTGAATAGAGCAGTCTATCTTGCCTATCCAGGGGGTTGCGGTGCGGCGGCTGCATCACAGCTTCGGATTCGTGCTGTTCACTTCCCGGAGCTGGGGATGGCGGAGTCCATCTGGGAGCTGGAGGCCGAAGATCTTGGTCCCATGGTAGTGGCAGTGGACTCGTATGGTCGGGATCTGTACCAGGATGTGAGACTGTCGGCGAAGGCTGCAAGAGAGAAGCAATAA
- a CDS encoding DUF434 domain-containing protein, giving the protein MEEARYLVDRGYPKDSAVRFISNHHRLAIEERFIMMRVIVRSDVAQIRRSRMQKLEDLKDQTIFIDGYNVLITTESLLGGHPVYSCDDGFLRDSRGIFRSYKISSLTALALNQILDLLAQAGPARTEVLLDQQMSRSGEMAELIKGMMADRHLCGTARTARDVDRLLKATRGIVLTSDGNVIDSLDHVMDLPREIARRSGIRPLTL; this is encoded by the coding sequence CTGGAGGAGGCGAGGTATCTGGTGGACCGGGGCTACCCCAAGGACTCTGCGGTCAGGTTCATCTCCAATCACCATCGATTGGCGATTGAAGAGAGGTTCATCATGATGAGGGTAATAGTGAGATCGGACGTTGCTCAGATCAGAAGGTCCAGGATGCAGAAGTTGGAGGACCTGAAGGATCAGACCATCTTCATTGACGGCTACAATGTCCTTATCACCACTGAGAGCCTCCTCGGAGGCCATCCCGTCTATTCATGCGATGACGGCTTCCTGCGAGATAGCAGAGGGATCTTCAGGAGCTACAAAATCTCCTCGCTCACCGCTCTTGCCCTCAACCAGATCCTTGATCTTCTGGCCCAGGCTGGTCCCGCAAGAACAGAGGTGCTGCTGGACCAGCAGATGAGCCGCAGCGGAGAGATGGCAGAGCTGATAAAAGGGATGATGGCAGATCGGCACCTCTGCGGCACAGCCAGAACCGCCAGAGATGTCGATCGCCTTTTAAAGGCAACCAGGGGAATAGTGTTGACCAGCGACGGAAATGTGATCGATAGCTTGGATCATGTTATGGACCTTCCCCGAGAGATTGCCAGAAGATCGGGCATAAGGCCTCTGACTCTCTGA
- a CDS encoding glucose-6-phosphate isomerase family protein — MDLEFGGKTKEPDIRRLFDMKDVIFDQIWLAGRENFELYYMFRDLFLSRADGDKLRDQNLRYDITIIPPGMMGSEYIKTAGHYHPLAPGSAVTYPELYEVLEGEALYLLQKEDLSDVVAINAAAGDKVLVPPNYGHITINRSNKTLKMSNFVARDFSSLYDPIKEKGGGAYFFTRDGWIKNPRCPEASELRRADAPGGRTLSQLGLAKGKEMYPLLKEHGRLDYLTRPGDHLDLFSGVI, encoded by the coding sequence ATGGATCTAGAATTTGGTGGCAAGACCAAAGAGCCTGATATTCGCAGGCTCTTTGACATGAAAGACGTTATATTCGATCAGATCTGGCTGGCGGGAAGAGAGAACTTTGAGCTGTACTATATGTTCCGCGACCTCTTCTTGAGCCGGGCGGACGGGGATAAGCTTCGAGACCAGAACTTGAGATACGATATCACCATAATCCCTCCAGGGATGATGGGCAGCGAGTACATTAAGACTGCAGGCCACTATCACCCCCTGGCACCGGGGTCTGCCGTTACCTATCCTGAGCTCTATGAGGTGCTTGAGGGCGAGGCGCTCTATCTCCTGCAGAAGGAGGATCTATCCGATGTGGTGGCCATAAACGCAGCCGCCGGGGATAAGGTCCTGGTCCCCCCCAATTACGGGCATATCACCATCAATCGATCCAATAAGACCCTCAAGATGTCCAATTTCGTGGCCAGGGACTTCTCATCCCTCTACGATCCCATAAAGGAGAAGGGAGGAGGGGCATACTTCTTTACCCGCGATGGGTGGATCAAGAACCCGCGCTGTCCGGAGGCGTCTGAGCTGCGGCGGGCCGACGCACCAGGTGGCAGAACCCTTTCCCAGCTGGGGCTGGCCAAAGGCAAAGAGATGTACCCTCTCCTCAAGGAGCATGGCCGGCTGGATTATCTGACCCGGCCCGGGGATCACCTGGATCTCTTTTCAGGCGTAATCTGA
- a CDS encoding UbiA family prenyltransferase, with amino-acid sequence MTNQGFSDFRAYIELLRPPLAPMDIAMPAASALLAVYAVEGTLPPLIPFVIAVLGSYCAITSSYVYNDCCDIEVDKVGMPCRPLPSAKLNKRQAQSWSIFLFLVALSAALYLNPESFVALVAATILASIYSAWAKRNTPFSWIFVGLSYGLVPLGVWLAMEPAGILKAGAGIHPASLILAAMICITDWGFTNCDASRDVEGDRREGIPTTPATFGIAVTAKMVALFWLAGIALSIALGLASGLGWFYFIAAIVSGGWLLSQNQDFVRHPTAKRGEQFFYQSANYRAWLFAALIIDVLLRATLLQALPQLGWL; translated from the coding sequence ATGACAAACCAAGGATTCTCAGACTTCAGAGCATATATCGAGCTGCTACGCCCACCGCTCGCGCCCATGGACATCGCCATGCCTGCAGCCTCGGCTCTCTTGGCGGTCTATGCGGTGGAAGGGACTCTTCCTCCTCTGATTCCTTTTGTAATAGCTGTGCTCGGATCCTACTGTGCCATCACCAGCTCTTATGTCTATAACGACTGCTGCGATATCGAGGTGGATAAGGTCGGCATGCCCTGCCGGCCACTGCCTTCGGCAAAGCTGAACAAGAGGCAGGCCCAGTCTTGGTCGATATTTCTCTTTCTCGTCGCCCTGTCTGCCGCCCTCTACCTCAACCCCGAGAGCTTTGTCGCCCTCGTCGCTGCCACCATACTTGCAAGCATCTACTCCGCCTGGGCCAAGAGGAATACCCCCTTCTCCTGGATCTTCGTGGGATTATCCTATGGATTGGTGCCTTTAGGCGTCTGGCTGGCTATGGAGCCGGCGGGGATTCTCAAGGCCGGCGCTGGCATCCACCCTGCCTCTCTGATCCTGGCGGCGATGATCTGCATCACCGATTGGGGATTTACCAACTGCGATGCCTCCCGTGATGTTGAGGGCGACAGAAGAGAGGGAATTCCCACCACACCCGCCACCTTCGGCATTGCGGTCACCGCAAAGATGGTGGCCCTCTTCTGGCTGGCAGGAATCGCTCTTTCCATTGCCCTGGGATTGGCCTCGGGCCTGGGGTGGTTCTATTTCATCGCAGCCATTGTATCCGGCGGCTGGCTGCTGAGTCAGAACCAGGATTTCGTGCGCCATCCGACAGCAAAAAGAGGCGAGCAGTTCTTCTATCAGTCCGCCAACTACCGTGCGTGGCTCTTTGCGGCTCTGATCATCGATGTGCTGCTCAGAGCAACCCTGCTCCAGGCCCTGCCTCAGTTGGGTTGGCTTTGA
- a CDS encoding SemiSWEET family sugar transporter, protein MQWELVGWCAALLTMFGFVPQILKIYRTESVSDVSLIMLLQFSLGMFLWLLYGLYIQDRILIVSNTISFLTLMVATGMYMKYRKSGASPL, encoded by the coding sequence ATGCAATGGGAACTGGTTGGCTGGTGTGCAGCTCTTTTGACGATGTTCGGATTCGTCCCCCAGATCCTCAAAATCTATCGGACAGAGTCTGTCTCAGATGTCAGCCTGATCATGCTCCTGCAATTTTCACTGGGAATGTTCCTCTGGCTGCTCTATGGCCTGTATATTCAGGATCGCATTCTGATCGTCTCCAATACGATCTCCTTTCTCACCCTGATGGTGGCCACCGGGATGTATATGAAGTACAGAAAAAGTGGTGCCAGCCCTCTGTAG
- a CDS encoding ArsR/SmtB family transcription factor encodes MAQKNVSELRLKILSALSDPTRLELLEYLSGGERCVCEILPAFSRSQSTISKHLNILFEADILDRRIDGKKTLYSIKDPQVFELVRLVDQMALKQISQLAEAGRIIEESLSCGR; translated from the coding sequence ATGGCTCAAAAGAATGTCTCTGAACTGCGCTTGAAGATTCTGAGCGCTCTGTCCGATCCCACCCGTCTGGAGCTGCTCGAATACCTGAGCGGGGGCGAGCGATGCGTTTGCGAGATCCTTCCCGCCTTCTCCAGATCTCAGTCCACCATATCCAAGCATCTGAATATCCTCTTCGAGGCCGACATTCTGGATCGCAGAATAGACGGGAAAAAGACGCTCTACAGCATAAAAGACCCTCAGGTTTTCGAATTGGTTCGCCTTGTAGACCAGATGGCCCTAAAGCAGATATCGCAGCTCGCAGAAGCAGGAAGGATTATCGAGGAGTCATTGAGCTGCGGGAGATAG
- a CDS encoding permease has product MATYVIMAALEAGLATLLEYLSAHVLTCLVPAFFIAGAIAALLNKDTVLKYFGADAPKWLCYSVASTSGTILAVCSCTILPMFAGIEKRGAGIGPATAFLFSGPAINLMAIILTARVLGLDLGVARAVAAVFMAVVIGLIMAAIFQRHDPSCKNDAAPSSFDVDPDPDQMSRPKYITGTFMAVLVAILLVATSSAIELLPKAIIVGALIAVAAFLMNRYYQPEEKSAFLEETWWLTRKIFPLLVVGTFVTGVIGYFLPVEWVRTIFGTSSFLACFLASVIGSLLYMPTLLEVPVVGTLFGYSTGVTAAGPALALLLAGPSLSLPNMIVIWRIVGAKKASVYISLVVILSTLVGMLYGAVVS; this is encoded by the coding sequence ATGGCAACCTATGTCATAATGGCAGCCTTGGAGGCCGGGCTGGCAACACTGCTTGAATACCTCTCGGCGCATGTATTGACCTGCCTGGTGCCAGCATTCTTCATCGCCGGTGCGATAGCAGCTCTCTTGAACAAGGATACTGTGCTCAAGTACTTCGGTGCTGATGCCCCAAAGTGGCTCTGCTACAGCGTGGCTTCCACCTCGGGGACTATATTGGCCGTCTGCAGCTGCACCATCCTGCCCATGTTTGCAGGAATCGAAAAGAGAGGGGCGGGCATTGGGCCAGCAACGGCCTTCCTCTTCTCCGGACCGGCGATAAACCTCATGGCCATCATCCTCACAGCCAGGGTCTTGGGCCTGGACCTGGGTGTAGCCAGGGCAGTGGCTGCAGTCTTCATGGCCGTGGTTATAGGTCTGATCATGGCGGCTATATTCCAAAGACATGACCCAAGCTGCAAAAACGATGCGGCTCCTTCTTCTTTTGATGTCGATCCAGACCCGGATCAAATGAGCCGGCCCAAATATATCACTGGCACATTTATGGCCGTGCTGGTGGCCATACTGCTCGTTGCCACCTCAAGCGCCATAGAGCTCCTGCCCAAGGCGATAATCGTGGGAGCGCTGATAGCAGTGGCTGCCTTCCTGATGAATAGATACTACCAGCCAGAGGAAAAGAGCGCCTTCCTGGAAGAGACCTGGTGGCTGACCAGGAAGATCTTTCCTCTCCTGGTAGTGGGCACATTTGTAACCGGGGTGATCGGCTACTTCCTGCCGGTTGAATGGGTAAGGACCATCTTTGGCACCAGCAGCTTTCTGGCCTGTTTTCTGGCCTCAGTGATCGGCTCGTTGCTCTATATGCCTACATTGCTTGAGGTGCCAGTAGTCGGAACTCTTTTCGGCTATAGCACGGGAGTTACGGCTGCCGGTCCTGCTCTGGCCCTTCTGCTTGCTGGTCCATCCCTGAGCCTTCCCAATATGATTGTTATCTGGAGGATAGTTGGAGCGAAAAAGGCCAGCGTCTACATCAGCCTGGTGGTGATCCTATCCACATTGGTGGGAATGCTCTACGGTGCCGTCGTTTCATAA
- the hpt gene encoding hypoxanthine/guanine phosphoribosyltransferase: MLERLKKSLLEAPVFKRGEYDYFIHPITDGVPEIRPDLIREVTANIVRIANLDVDKIVTVEAMGIPIGIVLSILCDIPLVIIRKRKYGLPNEVEISQVTGYSRSQLYLNGINRGDRVIVVDDVISTGGTLQATLDSMELAGAEVMDTVIVVERGNGAELLRSKGYNLKTMVRVKVEGGRVSEVEPGISK, translated from the coding sequence ATGCTGGAAAGGCTCAAAAAATCATTGCTGGAAGCCCCCGTATTCAAACGGGGAGAGTACGACTACTTCATCCATCCCATTACAGACGGAGTTCCCGAGATCAGGCCGGATCTGATCAGAGAGGTCACCGCCAATATCGTGCGGATCGCCAATCTGGATGTGGATAAGATAGTGACTGTTGAGGCCATGGGAATTCCCATAGGCATAGTGCTTTCCATCCTATGCGATATCCCCCTGGTGATAATAAGGAAGAGAAAGTACGGGCTCCCGAATGAGGTCGAGATCAGCCAGGTCACCGGCTACTCCCGCTCGCAGCTCTATCTGAACGGAATAAACAGGGGAGATAGGGTGATCGTGGTGGATGATGTGATCAGCACCGGCGGCACCCTTCAGGCCACGCTGGACTCTATGGAGCTGGCTGGGGCCGAGGTTATGGATACAGTGATCGTGGTGGAGAGAGGAAACGGAGCAGAGCTGCTGAGGTCCAAAGGCTACAACCTGAAGACCATGGTCAGAGTCAAGGTCGAAGGCGGCCGGGTGTCCGAGGTAGAACCGGGAATCTCAAAATAA